The genomic stretch TTGGAGGGGACGACTGATGGCGAGCGGCAACGGCAGTACGCCTCCTGGCACCGCCGAGAAATCGCTGGGCGAGATCGTCAACGAGGTCTCGGAGAAGGCCACGCTCCTCGTGCGCGAGGAGATCGAGTTGGCCAAGGCGGAGATGCAGCAGAAGGCGATGCGCCTCGCCAAGGGCGCCGGGTTCGGCGCTGCGGCCGGCGTGTTCCTCGTCTTCACGCTCATCTACTTCTTCCACGCGCTGTCCTGGTTCTGGGTCGACCTGTTCAACTGGAACGCGGTCTGGCTCGGCTACCTGGTCACCACCGGGATCCTCCTTCTGTTCGGGGCGCTCGCCGGCGGTCTGGCCGTCCGCTTCTTCCGCAAGGGCGCGCCGCCCACGCCGGATATGGCGATCGAGGAAGCCAAGAAGACGCGCGCGGCGCTCGAGGAGGCGCGTAGCTGATGCCGACGCGCCAACCGGAGGAGATCCGCGCCTCGCTCCAAGCCACCCGCACCGAGCTCGAGTACT from Thermoleophilaceae bacterium encodes the following:
- a CDS encoding phage holin family protein, with product MASGNGSTPPGTAEKSLGEIVNEVSEKATLLVREEIELAKAEMQQKAMRLAKGAGFGAAAGVFLVFTLIYFFHALSWFWVDLFNWNAVWLGYLVTTGILLLFGALAGGLAVRFFRKGAPPTPDMAIEEAKKTRAALEEARS